From a single Candidatus Defluviilinea gracilis genomic region:
- a CDS encoding ABC transporter permease, with protein MRDLVWAWTVRTLRGRYQQSALGWLWAIVQPVATVAIFAVVFTRIVPVDTGGIPYILFSYSAVIPWTLLASSLTDMAASLVHNMNLVGKIYFPREALPIAALLARLVDFLISFILLVILMLIYRIPFSPQGLLFLPLILLIQMALILGLGIGSAALNVFYRDVDPLLKLVIQVWFYASPILYPLSLVPEQWKWLYFLNPMAGIIASYRDVLVYSRMPGEYLWSAAGISALIFIAGVWFFKRVEYQFADIV; from the coding sequence ATGCGCGACCTGGTCTGGGCGTGGACCGTCCGAACCTTACGCGGGCGATACCAACAATCTGCCCTCGGTTGGCTCTGGGCGATCGTGCAACCTGTGGCAACGGTTGCCATCTTTGCCGTTGTCTTCACGCGCATCGTCCCGGTCGATACAGGCGGGATACCCTATATTCTCTTTTCGTATTCAGCCGTGATCCCCTGGACGCTGCTTGCCTCCTCGTTGACCGATATGGCCGCCTCGCTCGTGCATAACATGAACCTGGTGGGGAAGATCTACTTTCCACGGGAGGCATTGCCGATCGCCGCGCTTCTTGCCCGCCTGGTGGATTTTTTGATTTCATTTATCCTGCTGGTTATCCTGATGCTGATCTATCGGATCCCGTTCTCTCCGCAGGGATTGCTTTTTCTGCCGCTCATCCTGCTGATTCAAATGGCGCTCATTCTCGGACTGGGAATTGGCTCCGCCGCCCTCAACGTGTTCTACCGCGACGTGGACCCCCTCCTCAAACTGGTGATTCAAGTCTGGTTCTATGCGTCTCCCATTTTATATCCGTTATCGCTTGTTCCCGAACAATGGAAATGGCTCTACTTCCTCAACCCCATGGCGGGAATCATCGCATCGTACCGCGACGTGCTGGTCTATAGCCGCATGCCCGGCGAATATTTGTGGTCGGCGGCGGGCATTTCCGCGTTGATCTTTATCGCTGGCGTGTGGTTTTTCAAACGTGTGGAATACCAATTTGCAGATATAGTCTAA
- a CDS encoding glycosyltransferase family 2 protein — MDAMKNHPLVSVIIPAYNGADSIAAAIQSVVDQTYTNFELIVVDDKSPDTTGEVVQQFSDTRVKYIRHEENQGASTARWTGITHSAGEIVAFLDQDDTFHPEKLEAHVNFLAENPEVGFSYNPYYERVHSSNSIRTVAIPPQNISLGELALGFYLPPSSWVVRRKWALIEEIWYPQVAMRGREIIVCGKLFMAGCKFSRIDRVLHSRNYQAGRRFGAVEKKCEDELACQEAIFSDPRCPPEVSNMRPLGNSAIRAMWANVAFTQGETAVGRKFLWDISQSAPGLFYGVPSLYTTFLMGYCVDDESHDYETLLESIFKQLPAEMPGALGNYLWAVARGNYVRGIRALLWDRAGDAEKYFSLGDEIGFQPDKAFVLQATHELMGYAMSDSGEAVLTRLDSLSPQLEKHLGSRGAHWLAANFLAQSAEQKYRNGETKQVPSLLLSAFRKRPKYLADRGALSLFIKSMFGIGNRS; from the coding sequence ATGGATGCCATGAAAAATCATCCGCTGGTCAGCGTGATCATCCCCGCCTATAACGGGGCAGACTCTATCGCGGCGGCAATTCAAAGCGTGGTGGACCAAACCTACACCAATTTTGAATTGATCGTCGTCGACGACAAATCTCCCGATACGACTGGCGAAGTCGTTCAACAATTTTCCGATACGCGGGTGAAATACATCCGCCATGAAGAGAACCAGGGCGCCTCCACGGCAAGATGGACCGGTATCACCCACTCAGCCGGAGAGATTGTCGCTTTTCTCGACCAGGATGACACCTTTCACCCCGAAAAACTGGAAGCGCACGTCAACTTCCTCGCAGAAAACCCCGAGGTGGGCTTTTCCTACAACCCATATTACGAACGCGTGCATTCATCCAATTCAATTCGCACGGTTGCCATACCTCCCCAAAATATATCGCTGGGAGAACTCGCTCTGGGCTTTTACCTTCCGCCCAGTTCATGGGTGGTTCGCAGGAAATGGGCGCTGATCGAGGAAATTTGGTATCCGCAAGTCGCCATGCGCGGCAGGGAAATCATTGTTTGCGGCAAGCTCTTTATGGCGGGGTGTAAATTCTCCCGTATCGACCGGGTCCTACACTCCCGAAATTATCAAGCGGGGCGGCGGTTCGGCGCAGTGGAGAAAAAGTGCGAAGATGAACTTGCCTGTCAGGAAGCCATCTTCTCAGACCCTCGCTGTCCGCCGGAGGTTTCGAACATGCGCCCCCTCGGAAATTCCGCCATACGCGCCATGTGGGCAAATGTCGCGTTTACCCAGGGTGAAACCGCAGTAGGGCGCAAATTCCTTTGGGATATTTCTCAAAGCGCTCCCGGTTTGTTTTATGGCGTTCCGTCGCTGTATACAACGTTTCTGATGGGATATTGCGTCGACGACGAAAGTCACGACTACGAAACGCTATTGGAATCCATCTTCAAACAATTACCCGCCGAAATGCCAGGCGCGCTTGGAAATTATCTGTGGGCGGTTGCCCGCGGCAATTACGTTCGAGGCATCCGCGCATTACTCTGGGACCGGGCTGGCGATGCTGAAAAATATTTTTCCCTCGGCGATGAAATAGGGTTTCAACCCGATAAAGCCTTTGTCTTGCAGGCAACACACGAACTGATGGGGTATGCCATGAGCGACAGCGGCGAAGCGGTCTTAACCCGGCTCGATTCTCTTTCCCCCCAACTTGAAAAACATCTGGGAAGCCGCGGAGCCCATTGGCTGGCCGCAAACTTCCTTGCGCAAAGCGCGGAACAGAAATATCGGAATGGCGAAACGAAACAAGTTCCCAGCCTGCTGTTGAGCGCTTTCCGCAAAAGACCGAAATACCTCGCCGATCGCGGCGCGCTTTCATTGTTCATTAAATCGATGTTCGGCATCGGAAATCGTTCCTGA
- a CDS encoding ABC transporter ATP-binding protein, whose amino-acid sequence MTPVIRFANVSKRYNLGLTRASLPSILSQWVKSAMGRQGGATDKKIHWALQDVSFAMEKGQSLALVGPNGAGKSTILKLLAKITNPTTGTVEVNGQLSALIELGAGFHPDLTGRENIYLNGAILGLTYQEIHKKYDEIVAFSEIEEFIDTPVKRYSSGMAVRLGFAVASCIEPQILLVDEVLAVGDASFRQKCIERIKALLNNGTSLIFVSHDMGLVRALCERALYIERGQLQASGTSAEIIDMYNRVLEKRRIEKMSGLDKGMDEANAGIEVTHVDVLDVDGNIIREARTNQPVVIRVQYTAYKDFGKANAIILIHRSDGLLCCNIRTHLDQFPMSIEKGEGEYFLKLDPSQLFGSMYYAETWIMNSDDSDGIAFGVSEWFEVRNSIQGHEAHGAVFEPNRTWGQKRVSQTDRVAAGSTV is encoded by the coding sequence ATGACACCCGTGATTCGATTTGCCAATGTGTCAAAGCGATACAACCTCGGTCTAACGCGCGCCAGCCTCCCGTCGATCCTTTCGCAGTGGGTCAAGTCTGCCATGGGGCGGCAGGGAGGCGCAACGGACAAGAAAATCCATTGGGCTTTACAAGATGTGAGTTTTGCCATGGAAAAGGGACAGTCGCTTGCCCTCGTCGGCCCGAACGGCGCCGGGAAATCGACCATCTTGAAATTGCTGGCAAAGATCACGAATCCAACCACCGGAACGGTGGAGGTGAACGGTCAACTCTCGGCATTGATCGAATTGGGCGCTGGGTTTCATCCTGACTTGACTGGGCGTGAAAACATCTACCTCAACGGCGCCATCCTGGGGCTGACGTATCAGGAGATCCACAAAAAATACGATGAGATCGTCGCCTTCTCGGAGATCGAAGAGTTCATCGACACGCCGGTAAAACGATATTCGTCCGGCATGGCAGTACGTCTCGGGTTTGCGGTCGCTTCGTGCATCGAACCCCAGATCCTCCTGGTGGATGAAGTGCTGGCAGTGGGCGATGCCTCCTTCCGCCAGAAATGCATCGAGCGCATCAAAGCGTTGCTGAATAATGGAACAAGCCTCATTTTTGTTTCGCATGACATGGGTTTGGTTAGGGCGCTTTGCGAGCGCGCGTTATATATCGAGCGCGGGCAATTGCAAGCCTCCGGCACAAGCGCCGAAATCATCGACATGTACAATCGCGTGCTTGAGAAAAGACGTATCGAAAAAATGAGCGGACTCGACAAAGGCATGGATGAAGCCAACGCGGGCATTGAAGTTACCCATGTGGACGTGCTCGATGTTGATGGAAACATCATTCGTGAAGCGCGCACCAATCAGCCCGTGGTGATCCGCGTACAATACACGGCGTACAAAGATTTTGGAAAAGCGAACGCCATTATATTGATCCACCGTTCCGATGGACTCTTGTGTTGCAACATCCGCACTCATCTCGATCAATTCCCTATGTCCATCGAAAAAGGCGAGGGGGAATACTTCCTTAAGCTAGACCCGTCGCAATTGTTCGGCAGTATGTATTATGCCGAAACGTGGATCATGAATTCAGACGATTCGGATGGCATCGCTTTTGGTGTTTCAGAATGGTTCGAGGTTCGTAATTCCATCCAGGGGCACGAGGCGCACGGGGCAGTCTTTGAACCCAACCGCACTTGGGGACAGAAGCGGGTTTCCCAAACCGATCGGGTCGCCGCCGGTTCAACCGTTTGA
- a CDS encoding exo-alpha-sialidase, whose protein sequence is MKVTKQVVSLPIRRLGGLVGFLIVLSLGLQTPAQVEAKTESPWKPNERVPGYADETYTPFIVADRDHYVHAFATQWTGSGFRNGVVYRKWSLEEGWTTPVDILLSPMDSDAVIQGVYLDSTGMFHLLFYSGERTSKYIFYSQARVEKAASARAWSTPTIIGTQAIEPSYAAISGDDEGNLAVIYSGNIAGGGVYSVYSTDSGSTWSDPETLFLTRDSRNTPFSLRIFPGQNKTIHAVWNVVTNLGADVSLHYARYNLSEHRWSQPTTLNQRADAGVGSFGPSYPSLVDTGKQVVVLYNSGNPFPNGPVEQGRPMQVVSVSNDNGDTWTPPFIPFNRHQGRSGENTMALDSDNIPHALFIQRIQVIENGEERVIGGIWHSEFKDGLWSSPERFITDYPAHDVRSVVVQGNILFAVWRVDPGGPPHGIWYTYKTLDEEMRLPSVAYPTPVETATAIADSFLGIPTPTRTPIPKGVLDGPILGTNSSPAAAIASGVIPVIVILIVLLVFFNKYQKGRP, encoded by the coding sequence ATGAAGGTCACAAAACAAGTTGTATCGCTACCCATCAGGCGGCTTGGCGGGCTGGTAGGGTTTTTGATTGTGCTATCGTTAGGCTTGCAAACTCCCGCTCAGGTGGAGGCGAAGACCGAATCCCCGTGGAAGCCGAATGAAAGGGTGCCCGGATACGCCGATGAGACTTATACACCCTTCATCGTTGCCGACCGGGATCATTATGTCCACGCGTTCGCAACTCAATGGACCGGGTCCGGGTTTCGGAACGGGGTCGTATATCGAAAATGGAGCCTGGAGGAAGGCTGGACCACCCCGGTCGATATTTTGCTCTCGCCCATGGACAGCGATGCGGTGATTCAGGGCGTGTATCTGGACTCAACAGGCATGTTCCATCTATTGTTTTACAGCGGTGAGAGAACCAGTAAGTATATTTTTTATTCTCAAGCAAGGGTTGAAAAAGCCGCTTCTGCCCGGGCGTGGTCTACGCCTACGATCATTGGCACGCAAGCCATTGAGCCAAGTTACGCCGCGATCTCGGGGGACGATGAAGGGAACCTGGCGGTGATCTATTCGGGAAACATTGCCGGTGGAGGCGTGTATTCTGTATACTCCACCGATTCAGGTTCAACCTGGTCCGACCCGGAAACGCTTTTCTTAACCCGCGACTCGCGCAATACCCCATTCAGTTTGCGGATATTTCCCGGGCAGAACAAAACGATCCATGCGGTTTGGAATGTGGTGACCAATTTAGGCGCGGATGTTTCTCTTCACTACGCGAGATATAACCTGAGCGAACATCGTTGGAGCCAACCGACCACCTTGAACCAAAGAGCAGATGCCGGCGTGGGTTCCTTTGGTCCTTCGTATCCTTCGTTGGTGGATACTGGCAAGCAGGTCGTTGTGTTGTACAACAGCGGCAACCCATTTCCGAACGGTCCTGTGGAGCAGGGGCGCCCCATGCAGGTGGTGAGCGTATCGAACGATAACGGCGATACCTGGACGCCCCCATTTATCCCCTTCAACCGGCATCAAGGCAGGAGCGGTGAAAATACAATGGCGCTGGACAGCGACAATATTCCTCACGCTTTATTCATTCAACGTATTCAAGTGATCGAGAATGGCGAGGAACGGGTGATTGGCGGTATCTGGCATAGTGAATTTAAAGACGGTCTCTGGTCGAGCCCCGAACGGTTTATCACAGATTACCCGGCGCACGATGTGCGCTCGGTTGTGGTTCAAGGGAATATTCTTTTCGCTGTATGGAGGGTCGATCCCGGCGGACCTCCGCATGGAATTTGGTACACCTACAAGACCTTGGATGAAGAAATGAGATTGCCCTCGGTCGCCTACCCGACTCCGGTCGAAACTGCGACAGCGATCGCTGATTCCTTTTTGGGTATCCCCACTCCGACGCGTACTCCAATTCCTAAAGGGGTGCTTGATGGTCCAATTTTGGGAACGAACAGCAGTCCCGCCGCGGCAATTGCGTCGGGGGTAATCCCCGTCATTGTCATATTGATCGTACTACTTGTGTTTTTCAACAAATATCAAAAAGGTCGTCCTTAA
- a CDS encoding O-antigen ligase family protein, producing MTRALTRESVGGPRFALFDLCLVLLSGAAVGIRPDLGMYAIAASLIPWGARVFAGLAPFRRTRFDLFVAVYVLTAVAGYWAAYDPSTGLQKLQLIVLSALLYYALSAQPGENLVWVAALFFCVGVGVALYFLLTQDFIADPRKLQIANEVGKVFMQARPSTGWAQIHPNYAAGLVAIMMPFGIYLAWQGLGRGAFAWVIFGLLLQALVIFLATSRGVWMAVASAGGIWFAGRILLTTRIKLKWRSEAVFPVFVLIVLAALILLLYVGPTSIGGSVSGNDSYGTGARAELFWRSLRLVSDFPFTGGGLGAFPGLYSQYILGIPNYYLPNAHNTFLDVFIEQGMFGGVAFLILFLASLWLIASNSVGEDSSRHPLFDRLLLAALVIAFAHGLVDDYLYNTMGAMLGLFLPGLAVRGLEAKPLNLLPKQFDRADIIVLGSIAVLLLVLGAVYWKTFRSLWYANIGAAQMARVELAGFPTNEWAGPALADTLQDAEASLHASLAADSANRTANHRLGLIALLRRDIPSACGYLSNAHLLDPAHRGITKSLGYCYAWLGDLESSKTLLHSMPEAGKELSEYVRWWQAQGYTEFSNNASALAADLDQSQIQP from the coding sequence ATGACCCGGGCATTAACGCGCGAATCGGTGGGAGGCCCCAGGTTTGCGTTGTTCGATTTGTGTCTTGTGCTTTTGAGTGGGGCGGCGGTTGGTATTCGCCCCGATCTGGGGATGTATGCCATCGCCGCCTCGCTAATTCCATGGGGCGCCCGTGTCTTTGCGGGCTTGGCTCCGTTTCGCAGAACCCGCTTTGATCTGTTCGTAGCGGTCTATGTGCTGACGGCAGTTGCCGGTTATTGGGCGGCGTACGACCCGTCCACTGGGTTGCAAAAACTTCAACTGATCGTTCTGTCGGCTCTGCTATATTATGCGTTGAGCGCTCAACCGGGCGAGAATCTCGTTTGGGTAGCCGCGCTATTTTTTTGCGTGGGCGTTGGCGTGGCGCTTTATTTTCTGCTCACGCAGGATTTTATTGCCGATCCGCGCAAATTACAAATCGCCAATGAGGTGGGAAAGGTATTCATGCAAGCGAGACCTTCCACCGGCTGGGCGCAGATACACCCCAATTACGCGGCAGGGCTCGTTGCGATCATGATGCCGTTTGGCATTTACCTGGCATGGCAAGGCTTGGGTCGAGGCGCGTTTGCCTGGGTGATTTTCGGATTGCTTCTTCAAGCCCTCGTGATTTTTTTAGCCACCTCGCGCGGGGTGTGGATGGCGGTGGCAAGCGCGGGCGGAATCTGGTTCGCGGGGCGAATCCTTCTCACGACGAGAATCAAATTGAAATGGAGAAGTGAAGCGGTCTTTCCCGTCTTCGTCTTGATCGTTCTGGCGGCGCTGATTCTCCTGCTCTATGTCGGACCAACATCCATTGGCGGAAGCGTCAGCGGCAACGACTCATACGGCACCGGGGCGCGCGCCGAATTGTTCTGGAGAAGCCTGCGCCTCGTTTCAGATTTCCCTTTTACCGGCGGGGGCTTGGGCGCATTCCCCGGTCTCTATTCGCAATATATTCTTGGAATCCCAAATTATTACCTGCCCAACGCGCACAACACTTTTCTTGATGTCTTTATCGAACAGGGAATGTTTGGCGGGGTCGCCTTCCTGATCCTTTTTTTGGCGAGTCTTTGGTTGATCGCCTCGAACTCTGTGGGGGAAGATAGTTCTCGCCATCCATTGTTCGATCGCCTGCTTCTCGCCGCGCTGGTCATCGCGTTCGCGCATGGCTTGGTGGATGATTATTTGTACAATACCATGGGCGCCATGCTGGGTTTGTTCTTGCCCGGGCTGGCAGTTCGCGGGCTCGAAGCGAAACCGCTCAATCTTCTTCCAAAACAATTTGACCGGGCAGATATAATTGTCCTCGGCTCCATAGCTGTTCTGCTCCTTGTTCTTGGGGCAGTGTACTGGAAGACCTTTCGCTCGCTTTGGTATGCGAACATCGGCGCGGCGCAAATGGCTCGCGTGGAACTCGCCGGTTTTCCCACGAACGAGTGGGCTGGACCCGCTCTTGCGGATACCTTACAGGATGCTGAAGCCTCGCTTCATGCCTCCCTTGCGGCTGACTCAGCCAATCGGACAGCCAATCACCGCCTCGGCTTGATCGCCCTCCTCCGCAGGGATATCCCCTCGGCTTGCGGATATCTTTCAAACGCTCATTTGCTTGATCCTGCCCATCGCGGCATCACGAAATCTCTTGGGTATTGCTATGCGTGGCTTGGGGATCTGGAAAGTTCAAAGACCTTGCTGCATTCGATGCCGGAGGCCGGGAAGGAACTTTCGGAGTACGTTCGGTGGTGGCAGGCGCAGGGCTATACGGAGTTTTCGAACAACGCATCGGCGCTTGCCGCCGACTTGGACCAGTCTCAAATTCAACCTTGA
- a CDS encoding exo-alpha-sialidase → MKTRNSFFLTFFIFALVAQLFGSVTVGEAQSSRDWSDPVNISNSGSTDKPVIVIGNDGIVHAIWRPIGGGFRYSRSNDGGATWSAPRTSTFPFSEKDDKPFKIIPSPDGALNIFWVSPEGNLMMGRANSDTLPVPTSWASKERVGDDVLNYDVDITDAGVFHLAFIRKDEKAGVYYRRSQNGGVWEKTITLFVSKYFESVIVENQPSIKIGDAHVRVSASDDVDEPTVLVGWDVRTLKRIFTSVSEDGGFKFTEAAQLKGPEDTGGYGIPLNVEMGVNKKNVVLLYQVGEAGASQCVYYSQTSSDAGGTWTNPRLMLDTLSQCPTSVEFIIKRDNFYMTLIRYDGNDPAIMAWKDGRWGSLQFQREIALFSNPLTYDPIVFRCEDDALYKDKLYLIGCDLGNGGDSWVTSRSLEPLDQWFGSTESWSFPFPLLDETEAKVGSLAQVSDGKLLHTIWSESTLPGPGGVKHSLSYARWDGVSWAATRGLLWGLNGRPIDISMAISQEGNLFVTWVNEDTGSVIYSVVDASRAGYTTDWVDPKSLPSPSTINNSPDILVDGTGTVLVVYAVPFNEERGVYLVKSTDRGDTWSAPVKVVDGVTSGWDITQKPRISLSSDGTLHLIFVNSNQSKTENQLKYVQSMDGGSTWSEPELVSEKPIIWLDTISYGDRVVHRLWQEDNDEVVSNFDQISTDGGATWSAPMEITGVAGNITPVALAQNNGDLHLLRIVEEDSPTFLKESNLVVEDWEWDGSGWSSTFTQQIAIQGDELTYSLAGGLTGAGELSALAQVEYTNLKNEHKNEVLAINRAVTNQFEDLSQVAVLANGKTPNQGDATPGSGVEPVSTTIPFDFGEESSVFSDNSMRNIIGSVLLVIVVLLGFVFIRRKRG, encoded by the coding sequence ATGAAAACCAGGAATTCCTTTTTTCTCACGTTCTTCATCTTTGCGCTCGTTGCGCAATTATTCGGCAGTGTGACGGTGGGCGAGGCGCAATCGTCGCGCGATTGGTCCGACCCGGTCAACATTTCGAATTCGGGCTCTACGGACAAGCCTGTGATCGTGATTGGCAATGATGGGATCGTTCACGCAATTTGGCGACCTATCGGCGGCGGGTTCCGTTATTCGCGCAGTAATGACGGCGGCGCAACTTGGTCGGCTCCGCGTACCTCCACGTTTCCGTTTTCGGAAAAAGACGACAAACCATTCAAGATCATCCCCAGCCCGGATGGGGCGCTCAATATTTTTTGGGTCAGCCCTGAAGGGAACTTGATGATGGGGCGGGCGAACTCGGATACATTACCTGTGCCCACCTCTTGGGCAAGCAAAGAACGCGTCGGTGACGATGTGTTGAACTATGATGTGGATATTACCGATGCGGGTGTTTTCCACCTTGCGTTCATTCGCAAAGATGAAAAGGCGGGCGTGTATTACCGTAGGTCGCAAAACGGCGGAGTGTGGGAGAAGACGATTACATTGTTTGTCTCCAAGTACTTCGAATCGGTCATAGTGGAAAATCAACCGTCGATCAAGATCGGCGATGCGCATGTTCGCGTGTCGGCTTCGGACGATGTGGATGAGCCTACGGTGCTCGTCGGCTGGGATGTGCGCACGTTGAAGCGCATCTTCACGTCTGTTTCGGAGGATGGCGGTTTTAAGTTTACAGAGGCGGCGCAACTCAAAGGGCCGGAAGACACGGGCGGGTATGGCATCCCCTTGAATGTCGAAATGGGCGTCAACAAAAAGAATGTGGTCTTGCTCTATCAGGTCGGTGAAGCGGGGGCAAGCCAGTGTGTGTACTATAGCCAGACTTCTTCAGACGCCGGCGGCACCTGGACCAACCCGCGGTTGATGTTGGATACGCTGTCGCAATGCCCCACCAGCGTCGAATTCATTATCAAGCGCGATAACTTCTACATGACGTTGATCCGCTATGATGGGAACGACCCCGCCATTATGGCTTGGAAGGATGGGCGTTGGGGCAGTCTGCAGTTCCAGCGAGAGATCGCGTTGTTTTCGAACCCATTGACCTACGATCCCATTGTGTTCCGTTGCGAAGACGACGCCTTGTATAAAGACAAACTGTATCTGATCGGTTGCGACCTCGGCAACGGCGGAGATAGCTGGGTCACCTCGCGTTCCCTCGAGCCGTTGGATCAATGGTTTGGTTCTACCGAATCGTGGAGTTTTCCTTTTCCATTGCTTGATGAAACCGAGGCGAAAGTAGGCTCTCTAGCGCAGGTTTCCGATGGGAAGCTGTTGCACACGATCTGGTCCGAAAGCACGCTCCCAGGACCCGGCGGGGTAAAACATTCTCTTTCCTATGCCCGTTGGGATGGTGTAAGTTGGGCGGCGACGCGCGGGTTGTTGTGGGGCTTGAATGGCAGACCGATCGATATCTCCATGGCGATCAGCCAGGAGGGAAATCTATTTGTGACCTGGGTCAATGAGGATACAGGCTCGGTAATTTATTCGGTGGTCGACGCGAGTCGCGCCGGATATACAACCGATTGGGTCGACCCCAAAAGCTTGCCCTCGCCGTCCACTATTAATAACTCACCCGATATTCTGGTAGACGGGACCGGCACGGTTCTTGTTGTATACGCGGTTCCCTTCAATGAAGAACGGGGCGTCTACCTCGTGAAATCAACGGATCGAGGGGATACGTGGTCTGCTCCGGTGAAGGTCGTGGATGGCGTGACGAGCGGCTGGGATATCACTCAAAAACCCCGGATCAGCCTGAGCAGTGACGGAACGTTGCATCTGATTTTCGTGAATTCAAACCAATCGAAAACCGAGAATCAATTGAAATATGTTCAATCCATGGATGGCGGCAGCACATGGAGCGAACCGGAATTGGTTAGCGAAAAGCCGATTATCTGGCTCGATACTATTTCGTATGGCGATCGGGTGGTTCACCGGCTCTGGCAGGAAGATAACGACGAGGTGGTCTCTAATTTTGATCAAATTTCAACGGATGGCGGCGCCACATGGTCTGCGCCAATGGAGATCACTGGCGTTGCCGGTAATATAACCCCGGTGGCTCTGGCGCAAAATAACGGGGATTTACACCTTCTGCGTATCGTTGAAGAAGACAGCCCCACTTTCCTCAAAGAATCAAACTTGGTTGTGGAAGATTGGGAGTGGGATGGGAGCGGCTGGAGTTCCACATTTACGCAACAGATCGCTATTCAAGGAGATGAACTCACTTACTCTCTCGCCGGCGGGTTGACCGGCGCCGGCGAACTAAGCGCGCTTGCGCAGGTGGAGTATACGAACCTGAAGAACGAACACAAGAATGAAGTGCTTGCCATCAATCGCGCGGTGACGAATCAATTTGAGGATCTTTCACAGGTTGCGGTCTTGGCGAACGGGAAAACGCCAAATCAAGGCGACGCAACCCCGGGCTCCGGAGTGGAGCCGGTCTCCACAACGATCCCGTTCGACTTTGGGGAGGAATCTTCCGTCTTTTCCGATAACTCCATGAGGAACATCATCGGCTCGGTACTTCTCGTGATTGTTGTCCTGTTAGGTTTTGTTTTTATCCGCCGAAAGCGGGGCTGA